Proteins encoded together in one Impatiens glandulifera chromosome 1, dImpGla2.1, whole genome shotgun sequence window:
- the LOC124920160 gene encoding serine/threonine protein phosphatase 2A 57 kDa regulatory subunit B' beta isoform, translated as MFNKIIKRGQRKVTKSDGNELGYAPPASGNSGSISTSTVVLNPASVAAAVPMASIETLPMFKDVPTSERQNLFFKKLQICCFKFDFRDASKMIKEKEIKTQTFVELIDFMQSGSGKITESNQEEMVKMISLNIFRCFPPSPNGNTGSENMDPEEDEPYLDPSWQHLHLVYELLLRYVLSSDTDAKIAKRYINHSFVLKLLDLFDSEDPREREYLKTILHRIYGKFMVHRPFIRKSINNIFYRFIYETERYNGIAEFLEILGSIINGFALPMKEEHKLFLVRALIPLHKPKSVALYHQQLSYCIIQFVEKDCKLADTVIRGLLKYWPVTNCPKEVLFLGELEEVLEATQSAEFQRCMVPLSRQIARCLNSSHFQVAERALLIWNNEHIISLMAQNRSVVFPIIFEAMEKNLKSHWNQAVHGLTANVRKMLSELDIELFEECQRQYEEKEAKAKELEERRQLTWQRLAAAGSRVGG; from the exons ATGTTTAACAAGATCATCAAACGTGGGCAACGTAAAGTTACTAAATCAGATGGAAACGAATTGGGTTATGCACCGCCAGCTAGCGGGAATTCTGGGTCAATTTCGACTTCGACTGTTGTCCTAAACCCTGCCTCTGTAGCTGCTGCAGTTCCTATGGCTTCCATAGAGACCCTCCCCATGTTTAAGGACGTTCCAACCTCTGAGCGTCAGAACTTGTTTTTCAAGAAATTGCAAATATGttgttttaaatttgatttcagGGATGCATCAAAGATGATTAAAGAGAAGGAAATCAAAACACAGACTTTTGTAGAACTTATTGATTTTATGCAGTCGGGTTCTGGTAAAATTACAGAAAGTAACCAAGAAGAAATGGTTAAGATGATTTCTCTTAATATATTCAGATGCTTTCCACCTTCTCCAAATGGAAATACAGGTTCAGAAAATATGGATCCAGAAGAAGACGAACCGTATCTTGATCCCTCGTGGCAGCATTTGCATCTGGTGTATGAGTTACTGCTGAGATACGTCCTCTCGTCCGACACAGATGCGAAAATTGCTAAGCGATACATCAATCATTCGTTCGTTTTGAAACTACTTGATTTGTTTGATTCTGAAGATCCTAGAGAAAGGGAATATTTGAAAACCATCCTTCATCGGATTTATGGGAAGTTTATGGTGCATCGCCCGTTTATTAGAAAATCCatcaataatatattctatCGCTTCATATATGAGACTGAAAGGTATAATGGCATCGCTGAGTTTTTGGAGATTCTTGGCAGCATAATTAACGGGTTTGCCTTGCCAATGAAAGAAGAGCATAAATTGTTCCTTGTTCGAGCACTCATTCCACTTCATAAGCCAAAGTCAGTTGCTTTGTATCATCAACAACTCTCATACTGCATTATTCAGTTTGTTGAGAAGGATTGCAAGCTAGCTGACACTGTTATTAGGGGTTTGTTGAAATATTGGCCTGTCACTAATTGCCCCAAAGAAGTCCTTTTTCTTGGAGAACTAGAGGAAGTATTGGAGGCTACACAATCAGCCGAATTCCAACGCTGCATGGTTCCACTTTCCAGACAGATTGCCCGCTGTCTAAATAGCTCTCATTTCCAG GTTGCTGAACGGGCTCTCCTTATATGGAACAATGAGCATATAATTAGTTTGATGGCACAAAACAGAAGTGTGGTTTTTCCTATCATTTTCGAGGCAATGGAGAAGAATTTGAAATCACACTGGAATCAGGCAGTCCATGGACTGACTGCTAATGTTCGAAAAATGTTGTCAGAATTGGACATTGAGTTGTTTGAAGAGTGTCAGAGACAATATGAAGAAAAGGAGGCCAAAGCAAAGGAATTGGAAGAGCGACGCCAACTCACTTGGCAGAGATTGGCTGCAGCCGGTTCCAGAGTAGGAGGGTAA
- the LOC124915323 gene encoding uncharacterized protein LOC124915323 has translation MVCLVCLVPLFLIPIVNILPLLFDYLLAKVYGIFGWEYRKPNRVPAACPYKPAAAANKVEAESDQKGLETNTDVLEPLIQKVAESDKDA, from the exons ATG GTTTGTTTGGTTTGCCTTGTGCCCCTTTTCCTCATCCCGATCGTGAACATACTCCCCCTGCTATTCGATTACTTGTTG GCTAAAGTGTATGGAATTTTCGGTTGGGAATATCGAAAACCGAATAGGGTACCAGCAGCATGCCCATATAagccagcagcagcagcaaacAAG GTTGAAGCAGAATCTGATCAGAAAGGCCTAGAAACTAATACAGATGTTCTTGAACCTTTAATTCAGAAAGTCGCAGAATCTGATAAGGATGCTTGA
- the LOC124920161 gene encoding transcription factor MYB27-like yields the protein MHEEDRLRKGPWLEEEDELLITIVSHMGERRWDSLAEASGLRRSGKSCRMRWLNYLHPNLKRGRITAEEGQTIILLHEQWGNKWSKIAQRMPGRTDNEIKNYWRCHVRKKGQAEEEEEHKDQGLSANCSSSSGTIEQSNYSFSTPSPYETQLSDWISSWTDDQSFANNDRVFSDQSKEIDEASLWGWNSSVSLWVWDTN from the exons ATGCACGAAGAAGATAGATTACGGAAAGGGCCTTGGCTCGAGGAGGAAGATGAGCTTCTCATAACCATAGTCTCCCATATGGGAGAACGACGATGGGATTCCTTAGCCGAGGCATCAG GGCTTAGGAGGAGCGGTAAGAGCTGCAGGATGAGGTGGCTGAACTATCTTCATCCAAATCTGAAACGAGGGCGGATAACTGCTGAAGAAGGGCAAACCATTATTCTGCTGCATGAGCAGTGGGGAAATAA ATGGTCAAAGATTGCTCAAAGAATGCCTGGAAGAACAGATAACGAGATCAAGAATTACTGGAGATGTCATGTGAGGAAGAAGGGACAagcagaggaagaagaagaacacaAGGATCAGGGTTTATCTGCAAATTGTTCATCCTCCTCGGGTACAATAGAGCAATCAAACTATTCGTTTTCAACTCCTTCTCCTTATGAAACCCAACTGTCGGATTGGATATCGAGTTGGACCGATGATCAATCTTTCGCGAACAATGATAGGGTGTTTTCTGATCAATCTAAAGAAATTGATGAGGCTAGCTTATGGGGTTGGAATTCTTCTGTCTCTCTTTGGGTTTGggatacaaattaa
- the LOC124915312 gene encoding dual specificity phosphatase Cdc25: MRKEATKTTKREAMARMITYVTSSQLLSVKPRPNVAIIDVRDDERSYDGHICGSLHFASDTFTDKIPNLIQTVKGKDTLVFHCALSQVRGPKCARRLADYLGNVKDDAGIKNIMVLERGYNGWEASGKPVCKCSDNPCKTAECT, from the exons ATGCGCAAAGAAGCAACGAAGACGACGAAGAGGGAGGCGATGGCTCGGATGATCACATATGTGACAAGTTCTCAGCTTCTCTCCGTTAAACCTCGTCCAAATGTTGCTATAATTGATGTCAG GGACGATGAGCGAAGTTACGATGGTCATATATGTGGTTCTCTTCACTTTGCTAGTGATACTTTCACCGATAAGATCCCTAATCTTATTCAGACTGTCAAAGGGAAAGACACCCTTGTTTTCCATTGTGCTCTCAGCCAG GTTCGTGGACCAAAATGTGCAAGAAGATTAGCAGATTATCTTGGTAATGTGAAGGATGATGCTGGAATAAAGAACATAATGGTTCTGGAACGCGGTTATAATGGGTGGGAGGCTTCAGGTAAACCTGTTTGTAAATGTTCAGACAATCCGTGCAAGACTGCTGAATGCACATAA
- the LOC124920159 gene encoding glycine-rich RNA-binding protein RZ1C isoform X2, whose protein sequence is MVERDTGRPRGFGFITFADRRGMDDAIREMHGRELDGQVITVNRAQPKRSGDDSNYGGFNGSREDGRDGQRGGGSFRDSYRGGDNKPLSGNTDCFKCGRPGHFARECPTAGGGAGGGRDRFSRFGGDRFEDRFDGGGRYGDRERVDVRESRYGSRDRYVNNDRYPLPAVGERFGAGDRYLDRETSNGYGKEREYVRDLPRGGGGGDRYGSGGPARYERGSYRERSGPYDRAGRGGGGGGRGGGRPGAYDRY, encoded by the coding sequence ATGGTGGAAAGAGATACAGGTCGTCCCCGTGGATTTGGGTTTATAACATTTGCAGATCGACGAGGAATGGATGATGCTATCAGGGAAATGCACGGCAGGGAATTAGACGGTCAAGTCATAACTGTCAACAGGGCTCAGCCGAAAAGGTCAGGCGACGACTCTAACTATGGGGGTTTTAACGGAAGCAGGGAAGATGGAAGAGATGGTCAGAGAGGAGGTGGCAGTTTCAGAGACAGTTACAGAGGTGGAGACAACAAACCTCTTTCTGGGAATACTGATTGTTTCAAGTGCGGACGCCCCGGTCATTTTGCTCGTGAATGCCCTACCGCAGGTGGAGGTGCGGGTGGTGGTAGAGATAGATTCTCGAGGTTTGGTGGGGACCGCTTTGAAGATCGGTTTGATGGAGGAGGAAGGTATGGCGATCGGGAGCGAGTTGATGTTAGGGAGAGTAGGTATGGAAGTCGGGACAGGTATGTGAATAACGATAGGTATCCTCTTCCAGCTGTTGGAGAGAGGTTTGGTGCTGGCGATCGTTATTTGGACAGGGAGACTTCAAATGGATATGGTAAGGAGAGGGAGTATGTTCGAGACTTGccaagaggaggaggaggcggTGATCGGTATGGAAGTGGTGGTCCGGCTCGATATGAAAGGGGAAGTTATCGTGAAAGATCTGGGCCTTATGATCGTGCTGGAAGGGGAGGAGGAGGTGGAGGAAGAGGAGGCGGTAGGCCGGGTGCGTATGACCGATACTGA
- the LOC124920159 gene encoding glycine-rich RNA-binding protein RZ1C isoform X1, whose amino-acid sequence MSGRDDYRIFVGGLTWSTSERILEDAFSRYGKIIESLVMVERDTGRPRGFGFITFADRRGMDDAIREMHGRELDGQVITVNRAQPKRSGDDSNYGGFNGSREDGRDGQRGGGSFRDSYRGGDNKPLSGNTDCFKCGRPGHFARECPTAGGGAGGGRDRFSRFGGDRFEDRFDGGGRYGDRERVDVRESRYGSRDRYVNNDRYPLPAVGERFGAGDRYLDRETSNGYGKEREYVRDLPRGGGGGDRYGSGGPARYERGSYRERSGPYDRAGRGGGGGGRGGGRPGAYDRY is encoded by the exons ATGTCTGGAAGAGATGATTATCGTATCTTTGTGGGAGGTCTTACTTGGAGTACCTCAGAGAGGATTCTTGAGGATGCTTTCAGCCGATACGGGAAGATCATTGAATCGTTG GTGATGGTGGAAAGAGATACAGGTCGTCCCCGTGGATTTGGGTTTATAACATTTGCAGATCGACGAGGAATGGATGATGCTATCAGGGAAATGCACGGCAGGGAATTAGACGGTCAAGTCATAACTGTCAACAGGGCTCAGCCGAAAAGGTCAGGCGACGACTCTAACTATGGGGGTTTTAACGGAAGCAGGGAAGATGGAAGAGATGGTCAGAGAGGAGGTGGCAGTTTCAGAGACAGTTACAGAGGTGGAGACAACAAACCTCTTTCTGGGAATACTGATTGTTTCAAGTGCGGACGCCCCGGTCATTTTGCTCGTGAATGCCCTACCGCAGGTGGAGGTGCGGGTGGTGGTAGAGATAGATTCTCGAGGTTTGGTGGGGACCGCTTTGAAGATCGGTTTGATGGAGGAGGAAGGTATGGCGATCGGGAGCGAGTTGATGTTAGGGAGAGTAGGTATGGAAGTCGGGACAGGTATGTGAATAACGATAGGTATCCTCTTCCAGCTGTTGGAGAGAGGTTTGGTGCTGGCGATCGTTATTTGGACAGGGAGACTTCAAATGGATATGGTAAGGAGAGGGAGTATGTTCGAGACTTGccaagaggaggaggaggcggTGATCGGTATGGAAGTGGTGGTCCGGCTCGATATGAAAGGGGAAGTTATCGTGAAAGATCTGGGCCTTATGATCGTGCTGGAAGGGGAGGAGGAGGTGGAGGAAGAGGAGGCGGTAGGCCGGGTGCGTATGACCGATACTGA